AAGGGCGGATCGATGGCCGAATGGATCCGGCGCGCCGTCGACGGTCTGATCCGCGAAAAGGGCGAGCCCTCCTGGGAAGAGCGGAAGAAGAGGGCCCTAGCCATTGTTGGTATCGGCCATTCGGATTTCGACGACATAGCCGAAAACCACGACGCTTATCTCGAAGAAGCCTACCTCGGACGGAAGCCGTGAGTGTGTTCATCGAT
Above is a window of Candidatus Aminicenantes bacterium DNA encoding:
- a CDS encoding CopG family transcriptional regulator → MRVKKEKPRMIRTQIQLTDEQAAGLKSLSAEKGGSMAEWIRRAVDGLIREKGEPSWEERKKRALAIVGIGHSDFDDIAENHDAYLEEAYLGRKP